The following nucleotide sequence is from Candidatus Binatia bacterium.
GCGCGAACCGTCTGGTCATCAACGCTTTGCGTGAGTGGTCCCGAGATGTGTATCGCCGCGCCGGTGAGTCGATGGCGGGCAGCCCCAAGGAGAAATGGGCGGTGCTCACCGCGGAAGCGGCTCCGAGAATCGGAAGCGACATCGATATGCAGATGCTCAAGGGTGAGCCCGAGGCGATGGAGTTCAACGTCATGGGCTGCCGCTACGCCGACTTCTTTCGGCAGCTCGGAGAGCCTGAGCTGGGCGCAGTGCTGCTCTGCGAGATCGACGACCATGTGGTCGAGGTCGCTGGCCCAGAGGTCGAGCTGACGCGCACGCAGACGATCATGAAGGGCGCCAGCTACTGCGACTTCCGCTATCAGATGAAAAGTGGCGATGGTCCAAAGTCCGGTACCGTCTGATCGTGCCGCCAAGCAGATCCTGCCACGGAATTCCGGACGCCACCTTCGCCTGCATCTCCTTCTCAGCGTCGGTTGGTTGACAGACCGTCCAATTTGGGACCGCGGGAGGCACACTGCCTCGTCTGTGTCTGCGCGGCTGATGGCGGTGGTTTAGACAGGCGTTGGGCACAGCACTTGCTCGTTGGGCCTTGGAGTCTACTGGTGCTGTGACCACACTGACCGCAAGAGCGTACCAAGCTGACAGGCGACGGCTGTTCCATCGGCGCATGGTAACCGCGAGCATTCTCGCCATCGTGCTCATCCCGGGCTTCGGTGTCGCCGATTATTTCATGTACCGGCCCCATTTCGCCATCCTGTTCGGCACCCGCTTGGTGTCCCTGGCTATGAGCGGTGCGATTCTCGGCTTGCTCCAGGGTCGCTTCGGAAGGCGGCATCCAGGTTGGCTCGGCATGGCGTTGGGCGTTGAGGCCGGACTCGCGATTGCGGTTATTCCAGTCTACCTCACCGGCGTCGACACGTCGCACTACGTCGGCATGGCGCTGCTGATCCTATCCGTCGCGGCGATGCTCCCATGGGAGCCTCTCCAGCTCACGCTTCTTGCGATCCTGCTTGCGGCCATGTTTGTAACCGGCGCACTGCTCAATGGCGTGATTCCAAGCCTCACAGGATTCGTGACTCAGGTCTCGGCCATCCTGGTCGCGGGGGCGATCGCGCTGGTCATCAGCCTGCTGACTGAACGCATGCGCCGCTGGGAATTTGCAGCCCGCCGAGCCTTACAAGCGGCCTCCAAGGAGAAAACACGCCTCATTGAGCATCTACGGCAGACGACCGCCGAACTCGAGATGCTCAATTACGAAATGGAGGATCTTCTGTACGTCTCCTCTCACGACTTGCGCGCCCCGTTGATCAATGTGCAGGGGTTCGCCAACGAAATAAGCACGGGGCTGTCGGACTTGGGTGCCTATAGCAGCGATGCCCCTGAAGCGGTGGGTATTCGTACAGAGATTCAGGAATCGCTGCGCTTCATCCGGAGCGCCGTGAGCCGGATGGAGGCCCTCATCGCTGGCCTCCTGAAGGTGTCACGGATCGCCAGCCGCACCGACCCCACCGAAGAGGTGCGGCTACAGCATGTCGTCCAAACGATTATCGACTCGTTCCGCTACCAGCTCGAACAGCACCGCATAACTGTCAACGTTGGTCACTTGGCCACGGTGCGAGGCGATCCGGACCGGCTCAATCAAGTCTTTAGCAACCTCGTGGACAATGCGATCAAGTACATGGGGGAGAGTGCGCGCCGCGAGATCGAGATCGGGATGCGCAATGGGAATGGCGCCCCACCCGTCTTTTTCGTCAAGGATACGGGACCCGGAATTCCGGCCGAGAGCCAGGAGATCGTCTTTCGCTTGTTCCGTCGATTGGCGAATGGCGTACCTGGAGAGGGACTCGGGCTCACAATGGTCCGAAAGATCATCGAGAAGCACGGCGGCCGGATCTGGATCGAGTCGACTCCCGGAGAGGGAACCGCCTTCTGTTTCACGCTCGGCAGCCGAGTCCGGGCGCGACGCGGCGACGACGCAGAATGGGAAGCGCCTGGACACGCTAGCCCGACTGCCGCACCGCCGAGCTCGGTCCTCACACCGATACCCGAGCCCGCATCACAATGCTCTCCGACGCAGCGCCCTCGCGGGCGCTCCGCACCGGTAGAACAACACGCAAGCAATCGCCGGCGTCAGTGACGCAAGCGCGAACATCGGGCGGTAGCCGAAATGTTCGGCGGCGGCGCCGAAGATGAAGGCGCTGCTCGTCACCCCGAAGTTGAACGAGCCGTTGAAGAGCGCCTGGGCTCGGCCCATGTGTGCCTCAGCCGTCATGTCGACGAGAAACGCGTGCAGCGTCGGATAGCTGATGCCC
It contains:
- a CDS encoding L-2-amino-thiazoline-4-carboxylic acid hydrolase, whose translation is ANRLVINALREWSRDVYRRAGESMAGSPKEKWAVLTAEAAPRIGSDIDMQMLKGEPEAMEFNVMGCRYADFFRQLGEPELGAVLLCEIDDHVVEVAGPEVELTRTQTIMKGASYCDFRYQMKSGDGPKSGTV
- a CDS encoding HAMP domain-containing sensor histidine kinase translates to MVTASILAIVLIPGFGVADYFMYRPHFAILFGTRLVSLAMSGAILGLLQGRFGRRHPGWLGMALGVEAGLAIAVIPVYLTGVDTSHYVGMALLILSVAAMLPWEPLQLTLLAILLAAMFVTGALLNGVIPSLTGFVTQVSAILVAGAIALVISLLTERMRRWEFAARRALQAASKEKTRLIEHLRQTTAELEMLNYEMEDLLYVSSHDLRAPLINVQGFANEISTGLSDLGAYSSDAPEAVGIRTEIQESLRFIRSAVSRMEALIAGLLKVSRIASRTDPTEEVRLQHVVQTIIDSFRYQLEQHRITVNVGHLATVRGDPDRLNQVFSNLVDNAIKYMGESARREIEIGMRNGNGAPPVFFVKDTGPGIPAESQEIVFRLFRRLANGVPGEGLGLTMVRKIIEKHGGRIWIESTPGEGTAFCFTLGSRVRARRGDDAEWEAPGHASPTAAPPSSVLTPIPEPASQCSPTQRPRGRSAPVEQHASNRRRQ